In one window of Duganella dendranthematis DNA:
- a CDS encoding type 4a pilus biogenesis protein PilO: protein MAAKLNINLSAWFADLADQFRDLQGRHPGQWPVAPRVLCAIGVTAAVCVAGYFGYWSSQFDEQDAGLMTETRLRDEYKIKTAQAINLEALRAQKAQVDQYVERLQKQLPSKAEMAALLTDINQAGAGRGLQFDLFKPQQVVIKDYYAELPIDIKITGNYHDIGAFTGDIANLPRIVTLNNLALSTGKDGVLTLEAVAKTFRYLDPEEVAAQRKAAADKKKKAAKPS from the coding sequence ATGGCCGCCAAGCTCAATATCAATCTCAGCGCGTGGTTTGCCGACCTGGCCGACCAGTTCCGCGACCTCCAGGGCCGCCATCCGGGCCAGTGGCCGGTGGCGCCGCGCGTGCTGTGCGCCATCGGCGTGACGGCGGCGGTGTGCGTGGCCGGCTACTTTGGCTACTGGAGTTCGCAGTTCGACGAGCAGGACGCCGGGCTGATGACGGAGACCCGGCTGCGCGACGAGTACAAGATCAAGACCGCGCAGGCGATCAACCTGGAGGCGCTGCGGGCGCAAAAAGCCCAGGTCGACCAGTACGTCGAGCGCTTGCAGAAGCAGTTGCCGAGCAAGGCCGAGATGGCCGCGCTGCTGACCGACATCAACCAGGCCGGCGCCGGGCGCGGCTTGCAGTTTGACCTGTTCAAGCCGCAGCAGGTGGTGATCAAGGATTACTACGCCGAGCTGCCGATCGATATCAAGATCACCGGCAACTACCACGACATCGGCGCCTTTACCGGCGACATCGCCAACCTGCCGCGCATCGTCACGCTCAACAACCTGGCGCTCAGCACCGGCAAGGATGGCGTGCTGACGCTGGAGGCGGTGGCCAAGACCTTCCGCTATCTCGATCCGGAAGAGGTGGCCGCGCAGCGTAAAGCCGCCGCCGACAAGAAAAAGAAAGCGGCCAAGCCATCATGA
- a CDS encoding pilus assembly protein PilP → MKLLLSMLMAMVLLAGCGDSDVQEVRTWMKQIDAQTQVRVPPLAEPKVFVPFAYARKDDIDPFNPNKLLAELAKMGATGGGGIKPDMERRKELLESYPLDTIKMVGTIEKKGVVHAVLQVDRAVHQVVVGQHLGENYGRITGISDNTVTIKEIVQDATGDWVERQSRLELQESKENAK, encoded by the coding sequence ATGAAGCTACTCCTTTCCATGTTGATGGCGATGGTGCTGTTGGCCGGCTGCGGCGACAGCGACGTGCAGGAAGTGCGCACCTGGATGAAGCAGATCGACGCCCAAACCCAGGTGCGCGTGCCGCCGCTGGCCGAGCCCAAGGTGTTCGTGCCGTTCGCCTACGCGCGCAAGGACGATATCGATCCATTCAACCCCAACAAGCTGCTGGCCGAGCTGGCCAAGATGGGTGCCACTGGTGGTGGCGGCATCAAGCCGGACATGGAGCGCCGCAAGGAATTATTGGAGAGCTATCCGCTCGACACCATCAAGATGGTCGGCACCATCGAGAAAAAAGGCGTGGTGCACGCCGTGCTGCAAGTCGACCGCGCCGTGCATCAGGTGGTGGTGGGCCAGCATCTGGGCGAGAACTACGGCCGCATCACCGGCATCAGCGACAACACCGTCACCATCAAGGAAATCGTCCAGGACGCCACTGGCGACTGGGTCGAGCGCCAGTCCCGGTTGGAACTGCAGGAAAGCAAGGAGAACGCCAAATGA
- the pilQ gene encoding type IV pilus secretin PilQ family protein — MNAHLTARRVLAAATWAAMALTLQLAGLAQAQTADAAGAGLSATAGNAIEAITARQQGANVVVKIALRRAPDKLPLNFAISNPARIALDFGATINATGKNVLELNQGDLRGVNLVQAGERSRLVFNLKRSLNYATAIDGNAIILTIDGSGGVATAVDSAGLPVAKPAAPAGKQALRDLDFRRGANGEGRVVVDLPNNQVAVDVRQTPTGVVVDFLKTGVPDTLRRKLDVGDFGTPVWQITTVPQGENTRLTIEARGLWEQTVYQSDTQLVVDIKPIKEDPNKLTQGSQGYRGEKLSFNFQNVEVRAALQAIADISGLNIITSDSVAGNLTLRLKEVPWDQALDVILQAKGLDMRKNGNVLWIAPKEELLTKEKLELEQKAQIADLEPLKSEIFQLNYQKAEAFKLVFGLDGGADSKNRILSKRGSAIIEPRTNQVFVTDIPSKLEDVRRLIAKTDVATKQVLIEARIVEASDTFTRNLGAKLGFTDLRTQRGGDSGYQIGNSNTRIGIGGNITGVGETTGQVAVSTSSYANSQFVNLPASSINGAQAGSLAVSLFSSAANRFLNLELSALEEDGTGKIISSPRVITSDKSVALIEQGIELPYQVATSSGATSIQFRKANLRLEVTPQITPDGNVVIDVDVNKDSVGQETRSGFAIDTKHVKTQVMVDNGGTVVLGGIYQLTERSTTDKVPLLGDVPVLGYLFRSNTRTNDKTELLVFITPKIVAEKLPSTR; from the coding sequence ATGAACGCTCATCTCACGGCCCGCCGCGTCCTGGCCGCCGCCACTTGGGCAGCCATGGCGCTGACCCTGCAACTTGCCGGCCTGGCGCAGGCGCAGACCGCCGATGCGGCCGGGGCTGGCCTCAGCGCCACTGCCGGCAACGCCATCGAAGCAATTACCGCCCGCCAGCAGGGCGCCAATGTGGTCGTCAAGATCGCGCTGCGGCGCGCGCCGGACAAGCTGCCGCTCAACTTCGCTATTTCCAATCCGGCGCGGATCGCGCTCGACTTCGGCGCCACCATCAACGCCACCGGCAAGAATGTGCTGGAACTGAACCAGGGCGACCTGCGCGGCGTGAACCTGGTGCAGGCCGGCGAACGCTCGCGCCTGGTATTCAACCTCAAGCGCTCGCTCAATTACGCCACTGCCATCGACGGCAACGCCATCATCCTGACCATTGACGGTTCCGGCGGCGTCGCCACCGCGGTGGATAGTGCCGGCCTGCCGGTCGCCAAGCCCGCCGCCCCGGCCGGCAAGCAGGCACTGCGCGATCTGGACTTCCGGCGCGGCGCCAACGGCGAAGGCCGGGTGGTGGTCGACTTGCCCAACAACCAGGTTGCGGTCGACGTGCGCCAGACGCCGACCGGCGTCGTCGTCGATTTCCTCAAGACCGGCGTGCCGGACACGCTGCGCCGCAAGCTGGATGTGGGCGACTTCGGCACCCCGGTGTGGCAGATCACCACCGTGCCGCAGGGCGAAAACACGCGCCTGACCATCGAGGCGCGCGGCCTGTGGGAACAGACCGTCTACCAGAGCGACACCCAACTGGTGGTCGATATCAAGCCGATCAAGGAAGATCCGAACAAGCTGACGCAGGGTTCGCAAGGCTATCGCGGCGAGAAGCTGTCGTTCAATTTCCAGAACGTGGAAGTGCGCGCGGCGCTGCAGGCGATTGCCGATATCTCCGGCCTCAACATCATCACCAGCGACAGCGTGGCCGGCAACCTGACCTTGCGCCTGAAGGAAGTACCGTGGGACCAGGCGCTGGACGTGATCCTGCAAGCCAAGGGCCTCGACATGCGCAAGAACGGCAACGTGCTGTGGATCGCGCCCAAGGAAGAATTGCTGACCAAGGAAAAGCTGGAGCTGGAGCAGAAAGCCCAGATCGCCGACCTGGAACCGCTGAAGTCGGAAATCTTCCAGCTGAATTACCAGAAGGCGGAAGCGTTCAAGCTGGTGTTCGGGCTGGATGGCGGCGCCGACAGCAAGAACCGCATCCTGTCCAAGCGCGGCAGCGCCATCATCGAGCCGCGCACCAACCAGGTGTTCGTCACCGACATTCCATCCAAGCTGGAAGATGTGCGCCGGCTGATTGCCAAGACCGACGTCGCCACCAAGCAGGTGCTGATCGAGGCCCGCATCGTCGAAGCCAGCGACACCTTCACCCGCAACCTCGGCGCCAAGCTAGGCTTCACCGACCTGCGCACTCAGCGCGGCGGCGATTCGGGCTACCAGATCGGCAACAGCAATACCCGCATCGGCATCGGCGGCAACATCACAGGCGTCGGCGAAACCACCGGCCAGGTGGCGGTCAGCACCAGCAGCTACGCCAATAGCCAGTTCGTCAACTTGCCGGCGTCCAGCATCAACGGCGCGCAAGCCGGCAGCCTGGCGGTCAGTCTGTTCTCGTCGGCCGCCAACCGCTTCCTCAACCTGGAACTGTCCGCGCTGGAAGAAGATGGCACCGGCAAGATTATTTCCAGCCCGCGCGTGATCACGTCCGACAAGTCGGTGGCGCTGATCGAGCAGGGCATCGAACTGCCGTACCAGGTAGCCACCAGCAGCGGCGCCACCTCGATCCAGTTCCGCAAGGCCAACCTGCGGCTGGAAGTGACGCCGCAGATCACACCGGACGGCAACGTCGTCATCGACGTCGACGTCAACAAGGACAGCGTCGGCCAGGAAACCCGTTCCGGCTTCGCCATCGACACCAAGCACGTCAAGACCCAGGTGATGGTCGACAACGGCGGCACCGTGGTGTTGGGCGGCATCTACCAGTTGACCGAGCGCAGCACCACCGACAAAGTCCCGCTGCTGGGCGACGTGCCGGTGCTGGGCTATCTGTTCCGCAGCAACACCCGCACCAATGACAAGACGGAGCTGCTGGTGTTTATCACACCAAAAATCGTGGCGGAGAAGCTGCCGTCCACGCGCTGA
- a CDS encoding beta strand repeat-containing protein: MNKFTGWLASLACAGLLAACGGGGGSPGTNSSGVAPSKAASVTLTADATTIASSGLDGTEVTLTAIVKDSGGNALVGETVSFSTSSGTITSTNRTTNTSGQVVEKLSVKGDSSLRTITITASAGNAKSSAITVQVVNAVPTLTLTADSGTLPSGGTKDVTVTALVRDANNNVVPNITVSLKSDSGSLSVTNAVTNAQGVVTGTLGIGGDATSRDIKVSASVTGAAATPIVVRVSGNVLTLSAAPSISVGASTDVTVKLVDSAGNPLVGKPVTYSSNANSLTVKDGGSAVTNSGGQLVLSYTASGGTADVVSVKAMGELASTGITINSSTFAVRVLDGSGNVEASAAIGGCQQVAVTNAPGSSVTISTSRGTVYSNASCSAALSGALGLSGGAATAYVNATGPGVATLTANAGGQTTQTVLEFYAPVTSVSTITLQVDPAIIGTNAAGSTSEQATLRAVVRDGTAQNNLVKNATVSFSILSDPSGGKLTEPSVATTGADGAASTNFIAGSSVTPTGGVRIQARLIGGSNAAATATLTVAQKSLFISAGTGNTVLTPSSTTYQMDYVVIVTDATGNAVRNVNLTAAVLPTFYYKGALAYTAPTGPWEPVSRTACANEDLNNNGILDAGEDFNGNGVLDPGIPVTVTPTVTTDSTGRATVSLVYPRDRVYWLDVNLTIQGATQGTESRYTSLVHLIGLSGDYSSQNVRPPGATSPYGVSTTCSNPQ, from the coding sequence ATGAATAAATTCACCGGATGGCTGGCATCGCTTGCCTGCGCAGGCTTGCTGGCCGCTTGCGGCGGCGGCGGCGGTTCGCCCGGCACCAACAGTAGCGGCGTGGCGCCGTCCAAGGCTGCCAGCGTGACGCTGACGGCGGACGCCACCACCATCGCTTCGTCCGGCCTGGACGGCACGGAAGTCACGCTGACGGCCATCGTCAAGGACAGCGGCGGCAATGCGCTGGTTGGCGAGACGGTCAGCTTCAGTACCAGCTCGGGCACGATTACCAGCACCAACCGCACCACCAATACCTCCGGCCAAGTGGTTGAAAAACTCAGCGTCAAGGGCGACTCGTCGCTGCGTACGATCACCATTACCGCCAGCGCCGGCAATGCCAAGTCCAGCGCCATCACGGTGCAGGTGGTTAACGCCGTCCCGACGCTGACGCTGACTGCCGACTCCGGCACACTGCCGTCCGGCGGCACCAAGGACGTTACCGTGACCGCACTGGTGCGCGACGCCAACAATAACGTTGTGCCGAACATCACCGTGAGCCTGAAATCCGATTCCGGCAGCCTGAGCGTGACCAACGCGGTTACCAACGCGCAGGGTGTGGTCACCGGCACGCTGGGCATCGGCGGCGACGCCACCTCGCGCGACATCAAGGTCAGCGCCAGCGTCACCGGCGCGGCCGCCACGCCGATCGTGGTGCGCGTCAGCGGCAATGTGCTGACCCTTAGCGCCGCGCCGAGCATTAGCGTTGGCGCCAGCACCGACGTCACCGTCAAGCTGGTGGATTCGGCCGGCAATCCGCTGGTCGGCAAGCCGGTCACGTACAGTTCCAACGCCAACTCGCTGACCGTCAAGGATGGCGGTAGCGCCGTCACCAATTCCGGCGGTCAGCTGGTGTTGAGCTACACGGCCAGCGGCGGCACGGCCGACGTGGTCAGCGTCAAGGCCATGGGCGAACTGGCCTCGACTGGCATCACCATCAATTCCTCGACCTTTGCCGTGCGCGTGCTCGACGGCAGTGGCAACGTCGAAGCCTCGGCCGCCATCGGCGGTTGCCAGCAGGTTGCGGTGACCAATGCGCCGGGCAGCAGCGTGACGATCAGCACCTCGCGCGGCACGGTGTACAGCAACGCCTCCTGCTCGGCGGCGCTGAGTGGCGCGCTCGGCTTGTCGGGCGGCGCCGCCACCGCGTACGTCAACGCCACCGGTCCGGGCGTGGCCACGCTGACCGCCAACGCCGGCGGCCAGACCACCCAGACCGTGCTGGAATTCTATGCACCGGTGACGAGCGTGTCGACCATCACGCTGCAAGTCGATCCGGCCATCATCGGCACCAACGCCGCCGGCAGCACCAGTGAACAGGCGACCTTGCGCGCAGTGGTGCGCGATGGCACCGCGCAAAACAATCTGGTCAAGAACGCAACCGTGTCGTTCTCCATCCTGAGCGACCCGAGCGGCGGCAAGCTGACCGAGCCGTCGGTGGCGACCACCGGCGCCGATGGCGCCGCCAGCACCAACTTCATTGCCGGCAGTTCCGTGACTCCGACCGGCGGCGTGCGCATCCAGGCGCGCCTGATCGGCGGCTCCAACGCGGCCGCCACCGCCACCCTGACCGTGGCGCAGAAATCGCTGTTCATCAGCGCCGGCACCGGCAACACCGTGCTGACGCCAAGCAGCACCACCTACCAGATGGACTACGTGGTGATCGTCACCGACGCCACCGGTAATGCGGTGCGCAACGTGAATCTGACCGCAGCGGTGCTGCCGACCTTCTACTACAAGGGGGCGTTGGCCTACACCGCGCCGACCGGTCCATGGGAGCCGGTGTCGCGCACCGCCTGCGCCAACGAGGACCTCAACAACAACGGCATCCTCGACGCCGGCGAAGATTTTAATGGCAATGGCGTGCTCGATCCGGGCATTCCGGTCACCGTGACGCCGACCGTAACCACCGACAGCACCGGCCGCGCCACCGTCTCACTGGTGTACCCGCGCGACCGCGTGTACTGGCTGGATGTCAACCTCACCATACAGGGAGCCACCCAAGGCACGGAGTCGCGCTACACCTCTCTGGTACACTTGATAGGATTGAGCGGCGATTATTCTTCACAAAACGTCCGCCCGCCCGGCGCGACCAGTCCTTACGGGGTGTCGACGACGTGCAGTAACCCGCAATAA
- the aroKB gene encoding bifunctional shikimate kinase/3-dehydroquinate synthase AroKB has protein sequence MQNVFLVGLMGAGKTTIGRILARKLGLKFIDSDHEIEARTGASIPWIFEIEGEASFRRREADVIRDLCGQQGLVLATGGGAVLNADSRALLQARGTVVYLRASVNSILQRTAHDKNRPLLQTADPRKKLEELMAVRDPLYTEIADLVIDTGRPNVQSMVQTILTQLDTMACEASPNCVTQAEPSMNEQSNILLNVELGERSYPISIGPSLLDDSTLLARHVHGNKVAIVSNTTVAPLYLARVESGLRAAGKDVTSVILPDGEEFKNWASLMQIFDALLQSKADRKTTLVALGGGVIGDLTGYAAASYMRGVDFIQMPTTLLSQVDSSVGGKTGINHPLGKNMIGAFYQPRAVIADTATLETLPERELSAGLAEVIKYGAVIDLAFFEWIEANIGKLMARDKGALAYAIARSCEIKADVVRQDEREGGLRAILNFGHTFGHAIEAGMGYGAWLHGEAVGCGMVMAADLSHRMGLIDAAPVERVRALVAAAGLPVKAPDLGVDKWLEAMEVDKKNEGGAIKFILMNPLGGSKISNAPQELLLATLAACV, from the coding sequence ATGCAAAATGTGTTTTTAGTCGGCCTGATGGGGGCAGGAAAGACCACCATCGGCCGCATCCTGGCTCGCAAGCTGGGGCTGAAGTTTATTGATTCTGACCACGAAATCGAGGCGCGCACCGGCGCCTCGATCCCGTGGATCTTTGAAATCGAGGGCGAAGCCAGTTTCCGCCGGCGCGAGGCGGACGTCATCCGCGACCTGTGCGGCCAGCAAGGGCTGGTGCTGGCCACCGGCGGCGGCGCGGTGCTCAACGCCGACAGCCGGGCTCTGTTGCAGGCGCGCGGCACCGTGGTCTACCTGCGTGCCAGCGTCAACAGCATCCTGCAACGCACCGCGCACGACAAGAACCGGCCGCTGCTGCAAACCGCCGATCCGCGCAAAAAACTCGAAGAATTGATGGCGGTGCGTGATCCTTTGTACACGGAAATTGCTGATTTGGTCATCGATACCGGCCGTCCTAACGTACAATCGATGGTTCAGACCATCCTGACCCAGCTGGATACTATGGCCTGCGAGGCCTCGCCCAACTGCGTCACCCAAGCCGAACCATCGATGAACGAACAATCCAACATCCTGTTAAACGTGGAACTGGGCGAGCGCAGCTACCCGATTTCCATCGGCCCGTCACTGCTGGACGACAGCACGCTGCTGGCGCGCCATGTGCACGGCAACAAGGTTGCCATCGTCAGCAATACCACCGTCGCGCCGCTGTACCTGGCGCGCGTCGAAAGCGGCTTGCGCGCCGCCGGCAAGGACGTGACGTCGGTGATTTTGCCCGATGGTGAAGAGTTCAAGAACTGGGCCAGCCTGATGCAGATCTTCGACGCCCTGCTGCAAAGCAAGGCCGACCGCAAGACCACGCTGGTCGCCCTCGGCGGCGGCGTCATCGGCGACCTGACCGGTTATGCGGCCGCCAGCTATATGCGCGGCGTCGATTTCATTCAGATGCCGACCACCTTGCTGTCGCAAGTCGATTCCTCGGTGGGCGGCAAGACCGGCATCAACCACCCGCTCGGCAAGAACATGATTGGCGCGTTCTACCAGCCGCGCGCGGTGATCGCCGATACCGCCACGCTGGAAACCCTGCCGGAGCGTGAACTGTCGGCCGGCCTGGCGGAAGTGATCAAGTACGGCGCCGTGATCGACCTGGCGTTCTTCGAGTGGATCGAAGCCAACATCGGCAAGCTGATGGCGCGCGACAAGGGTGCGCTGGCCTACGCGATCGCCCGTTCGTGCGAGATCAAGGCCGACGTGGTGCGCCAGGATGAACGCGAAGGCGGCCTGCGCGCGATTTTGAATTTCGGCCATACCTTCGGCCACGCCATCGAAGCCGGCATGGGCTACGGCGCCTGGCTGCACGGCGAGGCGGTCGGTTGCGGCATGGTGATGGCGGCCGATCTGTCGCATCGCATGGGCCTGATCGACGCGGCCCCGGTCGAGCGCGTGCGCGCGCTGGTGGCGGCCGCCGGCCTGCCGGTCAAGGCGCCCGACCTGGGCGTCGACAAATGGCTGGAAGCGATGGAAGTGGACAAGAAGAATGAGGGCGGCGCCATCAAGTTTATTCTGATGAATCCGCTCGGTGGTTCGAAGATCAGCAACGCGCCGCAGGAATTGCTGCTGGCGACGCTGGCGGCTTGCGTTTAA
- a CDS encoding deoxyguanosinetriphosphate triphosphohydrolase, which yields MSPEEYLAPYAAHSEGGIGRRYPETAHASRSQFQRDRDRIIHSSAFRRLEYKTQVFLNHEGDLFRTRLTHSLEVAQIGRSLARNLRLNEDLVEAISLAHDLGHTPFGHVGQDVLNECMHDYGGFEHNLQSLRVVDELEEHYGAYDGLNLMFETREGILKHCSLNNAKLLGPVAQRFIDRQQPSLEAQLTNLADEIAYNSHDIDDGLRSGLISIDQLEQVDFFARLWRDVQLAFPGLSGRRAIYETLRRLITALADDLIETSSARIAEFAPQHIDDVRAAPPLIRFSEGMRKDATELKRFLYANLYRHYKVNRMRVKASRIVRELFESFMAEPVLLPPDYQDKSGDVNKQARKIADYIAGMTDRYAIREHRRLFSLDEL from the coding sequence ATGTCGCCGGAAGAATATCTCGCCCCCTACGCAGCCCATTCGGAAGGCGGCATCGGCCGCCGCTATCCGGAAACTGCGCACGCCTCGCGCAGCCAGTTTCAGCGCGACCGCGACCGTATCATCCACTCGTCGGCGTTCCGCCGGCTGGAGTACAAGACCCAGGTATTCCTCAACCACGAAGGCGACCTGTTCCGCACCCGGCTGACCCACAGCCTGGAGGTGGCGCAGATCGGCCGTTCGCTGGCGCGCAACCTGCGGCTGAACGAGGATCTGGTGGAAGCGATTTCGCTGGCGCATGACCTTGGCCACACGCCGTTCGGCCATGTCGGCCAGGATGTGCTCAACGAGTGCATGCACGATTACGGCGGCTTCGAGCACAATCTGCAAAGCCTGCGCGTGGTCGATGAGCTGGAAGAGCACTACGGCGCTTATGACGGTCTGAACCTGATGTTTGAAACCCGCGAGGGCATCCTCAAGCACTGTTCGCTGAACAATGCCAAGTTGCTCGGGCCGGTGGCGCAGCGCTTCATCGACCGCCAGCAGCCGTCGCTGGAAGCGCAGCTGACCAATCTTGCGGACGAGATCGCTTACAACAGCCATGACATCGACGACGGCCTGCGGTCCGGCCTGATTTCGATCGATCAGCTGGAGCAGGTGGACTTCTTTGCAAGGCTGTGGCGCGATGTGCAGCTGGCGTTTCCCGGCCTGTCGGGCCGGCGCGCGATTTATGAAACCTTGCGCCGCCTGATCACGGCGCTGGCCGATGACTTGATCGAGACCTCCAGCGCGCGCATTGCCGAGTTCGCACCGCAGCATATCGACGACGTGCGCGCGGCGCCGCCGCTGATTCGTTTTTCCGAAGGCATGCGCAAGGACGCGACCGAACTGAAGCGCTTCCTGTACGCCAATCTCTACCGTCATTACAAGGTCAACCGCATGCGGGTGAAAGCCAGCCGCATCGTGCGTGAATTGTTCGAGTCGTTCATGGCCGAACCGGTGCTGTTGCCGCCGGATTACCAGGACAAGTCGGGCGATGTGAACAAGCAGGCGCGCAAGATCGCCGACTACATCGCCGGTATGACCGACCGCTATGCCATCCGCGAACACCGCCGGCTGTTCTCGCTGGACGAGCTCTGA
- the mutY gene encoding A/G-specific adenine glycosylase has translation MKVVAVENFADPSFSVDLIDWQKVHGRHVLPWQNTRDAYLIWLSEIMLQQTQVSAVLGYYARFLERFPTLRDLAAAPVEDVMAQWSGLGYYTRARNLHKCAQRVVAEYDGVFPSDPLLLAELPGIGRSTAAAIAAFSSGRRAAIMDGNVKRVFARVFGIDTYPGEKKTEQAMWLRAEALLPEVGIESYTQGLMDMGATLCTRSSPSCERCPMQPRCVAFATNRTRDLPVRKPKKATPEKQAEMLAIIDNGQVLLEQRPPTGIWGGLLSLPELEGHVAADDDEIAPPNDEALLRVVAKFGEMESCDRLSTVTHVFTHYKLHIAPYRVTLARRFPMAAESGHVWLDAAHIADAALPAPIKKLLLELLGDRRDAQQRMF, from the coding sequence ATGAAAGTTGTAGCAGTAGAGAATTTTGCAGATCCCAGTTTCTCGGTCGATCTGATCGACTGGCAAAAAGTGCATGGACGCCATGTGCTGCCCTGGCAAAACACCCGCGATGCGTATTTGATCTGGCTGTCGGAGATCATGTTGCAGCAGACCCAGGTGTCGGCGGTGCTGGGTTATTACGCGCGTTTCCTGGAGCGCTTTCCGACGCTGCGCGATCTGGCGGCGGCGCCGGTGGAGGATGTGATGGCGCAGTGGAGCGGACTGGGCTACTACACGCGGGCGCGCAATCTGCACAAGTGCGCGCAGCGCGTGGTGGCCGAGTACGACGGCGTGTTCCCGTCCGACCCGCTGCTGCTGGCGGAATTGCCGGGCATCGGCCGTTCGACGGCGGCGGCGATCGCGGCGTTTTCCAGCGGCCGGCGCGCGGCCATCATGGACGGCAACGTCAAGCGCGTGTTTGCGCGGGTGTTCGGCATCGATACCTATCCGGGCGAGAAGAAGACCGAGCAAGCCATGTGGTTGCGCGCCGAGGCGCTGTTACCGGAGGTGGGCATCGAGTCGTACACGCAGGGTTTGATGGACATGGGCGCGACCTTGTGCACGCGCAGCAGTCCGTCATGCGAACGCTGTCCGATGCAGCCGCGCTGCGTGGCCTTTGCCACCAACCGCACCAGGGATCTGCCGGTGCGCAAGCCGAAGAAGGCGACGCCGGAAAAGCAGGCGGAGATGCTGGCGATTATCGATAACGGCCAGGTGCTGCTGGAGCAGCGGCCGCCGACCGGCATCTGGGGCGGGCTGCTGTCGCTGCCGGAACTGGAGGGGCATGTGGCGGCGGACGACGATGAGATCGCGCCGCCCAATGATGAAGCATTGTTGCGGGTGGTGGCCAAGTTTGGCGAGATGGAATCGTGTGATCGCCTGTCGACGGTGACGCATGTGTTCACGCACTACAAGCTGCACATCGCGCCGTACCGCGTGACGCTGGCGCGGCGTTTCCCGATGGCTGCCGAGTCAGGCCACGTCTGGCTGGACGCCGCCCACATCGCCGACGCCGCGTTGCCGGCGCCGATCAAGAAGCTGCTGCTGGAACTGCTGGGCGACCGCCGCGACGCGCAGCAGCGGATGTTCTAG